A genome region from Macaca nemestrina isolate mMacNem1 chromosome 20, mMacNem.hap1, whole genome shotgun sequence includes the following:
- the LOC105495463 gene encoding zinc finger protein 566 isoform X4 has translation MEKLTRHDFQCSSFRDDWDCNIQFEKQLGSQGGHFNQLVFTHEDLPTLSQHPSFTLQQIINSKKKFCASKEYRKTFRHGSQFATHEIIHTIEKPYECKECGKSFRHPSRLAHHQKIHTGKKPFECKECGKTFICGSDLTRHHRIHTGEKPYECKECGKAFSSGSNFTRHQRIHTGEKPYECKECGKAFSSGSNFTQHQRIHTGEKPYECKECGNAFSQSSQLIKHQRIHTGEKPYECKECEKAFRSGSDLTRHQRIHTGEKPYECKICGKAYSQSSQLISHHRIHTSEKPYEYRECGKNFNYNPQLIQHQNLYW, from the coding sequence ATGGAAAAACTCACAAGACATGATTTTCAGTGCTCTAGTTTCAGAGATGATTGGGATTGTAATATCCAGTTTGAGAAACAGCTCGGCTCTCAGGGGGGACATTTCAATCAGTTGGTATTCACTCATGAAGATCTGCCCACTTTGAGTCAGCATCCATCCTTTACATTACAGCAAATCATTAATagtaaaaagaaattctgtgcaTCTAAAGAATATAGGAAAACCTTTAGACATGGCTCACAATTTGCTACACATGAGATAATTCATACCATTGAGAagccctatgaatgtaaggaatgtggaaagTCCTTTAGACATCCCTCAAGACTCGCTCATCatcagaaaattcatactggCAAGAAACCCtttgaatgtaaggaatgtggaaaaACCTTTATTTGTGGCTCAGACCTTACGCGACATCACAGAATtcacactggtgagaaaccctatgaatgtaaggaatgtgggaaggcctttagTAGTGGTTCCAACTTCACTcgacatcagagaattcacacgGGTGAGAAGCCTTATGAATGCAAAGAATGCGGGAAGGCCTTTAGTAGTGGCTCAAACTTTACtcaacatcagagaattcatactggggAAAAACcgtatgaatgtaaggaatgtggcaATGCCTTTAGTCAGAGCTCACAACTTATTAAACATCAAAGAATCCATACAGGtgagaaaccttatgaatgtaaggaatgtgaaAAGGCTTTTCGTTCTGGCTCAGACCTTACTagacatcagagaattcatactggtgagaaaccctatgaatgtaagatATGTGGGAAGGCTTATTCTCAGAGTTCACAGCTTATTAGTCATCATAGAATTCATACTagtgagaaaccctatgaataTAGGGAATGTGGAAAGAACTTTAATTATAACCCACAACTTATTCAGCATCAAAATTTGTACTGGTGA